The following proteins are encoded in a genomic region of Devosia lucknowensis:
- a CDS encoding ABC transporter substrate-binding protein — MKKFAVVAAMATAFLGSTSAYAVDLEVTHWWTSAGEAAAIAEFAKVFEEETGNNWVDSALAGSGTGANPVIISRIIGGDPMGATQMNTGRDAEELIQAGLMRDLTDVVADMDLDSFYVDPTLLEPCRYEGGLYCLPINIHSWDWLWLSTAAYEKIGQPVPTNWDEYVASWPALEEAGILPFGLATGWPFSGIPGVLMNGIGGSDLVLAINRDKDAEAVRGPEFRKVAEALDQLRKVISPETMVPSFGDVGNQLLEGTAAGNIHGDWLAGDLQIAGGVPGEDYECLPALGLGTQLTGGGDSFYFPVLPEGTDPAVIEAQEQLARILISPEAQLKFNMVKGSMPIRTDIDLSGANACMQKAIALLDNGLLPSGDFALSSDTQQQTQDLNTEFLDDDSITVDDYIERYASIIESAD, encoded by the coding sequence ATGAAAAAGTTTGCAGTGGTTGCCGCAATGGCAACCGCTTTCCTCGGCTCCACGTCTGCTTACGCTGTGGATCTGGAAGTGACGCACTGGTGGACGTCGGCTGGTGAAGCCGCTGCTATCGCCGAGTTCGCCAAGGTCTTCGAAGAAGAAACCGGCAACAACTGGGTCGACTCCGCGCTGGCCGGTTCCGGCACGGGCGCAAACCCGGTCATCATCAGCCGCATCATCGGCGGCGATCCGATGGGCGCCACCCAGATGAACACCGGCCGTGATGCCGAGGAGCTCATCCAGGCTGGCCTGATGCGCGACCTGACCGACGTCGTTGCTGACATGGATCTGGACAGCTTCTACGTTGATCCGACCCTGCTCGAGCCCTGCCGTTACGAAGGCGGTCTCTACTGTCTGCCGATCAACATCCACTCGTGGGACTGGCTGTGGCTCTCCACCGCTGCCTACGAAAAGATCGGCCAGCCGGTTCCGACCAACTGGGATGAGTATGTCGCCTCCTGGCCGGCTCTCGAAGAAGCAGGCATCCTGCCCTTCGGTCTCGCCACTGGCTGGCCCTTCTCGGGCATCCCGGGCGTTCTCATGAACGGCATCGGTGGTTCGGATCTCGTCCTCGCCATCAACCGCGACAAGGATGCCGAAGCCGTCCGTGGTCCGGAGTTCCGCAAGGTTGCCGAAGCGCTCGACCAGCTGCGCAAGGTCATCTCGCCCGAAACCATGGTTCCCTCCTTCGGTGACGTCGGCAACCAGCTTCTCGAAGGCACTGCTGCCGGCAACATCCACGGCGACTGGCTCGCTGGCGATCTGCAGATCGCAGGCGGCGTCCCCGGCGAAGACTATGAATGTCTCCCGGCTCTCGGCCTCGGCACTCAGCTGACCGGCGGCGGCGACTCGTTCTACTTCCCGGTCCTGCCGGAAGGCACCGACCCGGCTGTCATCGAAGCTCAGGAGCAGCTTGCTCGTATCCTGATCTCGCCTGAAGCCCAGCTCAAGTTCAACATGGTCAAGGGCTCCATGCCGATCCGTACCGACATCGACCTGTCGGGCGCCAACGCATGCATGCAGAAGGCCATCGCGCTTCTCGACAACGGCCTGCTCCCCTCGGGTGACTTCGCGCTCTCCAGCGACACCCAGCAGCAGACCCAGGATCTCAACACCGAGTTCCTCGATGACGACAGCATCACCGTCGATGACTACATCGAGCGTTATGCTTCGATCATTGAATCGGCTGACTAA
- a CDS encoding carbohydrate ABC transporter permease → MTATIPAGTPVATGANEARGPRPKPFFTPRKIILYTALVFFSLYYLFPLYVMLTTSLKGMPEIRFGNIFALPTAPNFDAWVKAWSSACTGLNCNGLAPGFWNSVKITIPSTIVSIFIAAINGYALVNWRFKGSEVFFAILIFGSFIPYQVMLYPLVMITRELKIFGTLQAVILIHTVFGMPILTLLFRNYFASLPQELFKAARVDGAGFWRIFFEIMLPMSLPIFVVAIILQVTGIWNDFLFGVVFAGTQNYPMTVQLNNIVNSAQGTPEYNVNMAATVLTGLVPLTVYFISGKWFVRGVAAGAVKG, encoded by the coding sequence ATGACCGCCACCATTCCCGCCGGTACGCCCGTTGCGACCGGCGCCAACGAAGCGCGCGGCCCACGGCCCAAGCCCTTCTTCACACCCCGCAAGATCATTCTCTATACGGCTCTGGTCTTCTTCTCGCTCTACTACCTGTTCCCGCTCTATGTGATGCTCACCACATCGCTCAAGGGCATGCCGGAAATCCGCTTCGGCAACATCTTCGCCCTGCCGACCGCGCCGAATTTCGACGCCTGGGTCAAGGCGTGGAGCAGCGCCTGTACCGGCCTCAACTGCAATGGTCTGGCGCCCGGTTTCTGGAACTCGGTCAAGATCACCATCCCGTCCACGATCGTGTCGATCTTCATTGCGGCGATCAACGGCTATGCCCTGGTCAACTGGCGCTTCAAGGGTTCGGAAGTCTTCTTCGCCATCCTCATCTTCGGCTCGTTCATCCCCTATCAGGTGATGCTCTATCCGCTGGTGATGATCACCCGCGAACTCAAGATTTTCGGCACTCTGCAGGCCGTCATTCTCATCCACACCGTCTTCGGCATGCCGATCCTGACCCTGCTGTTCCGCAATTACTTTGCGTCGCTGCCGCAGGAATTGTTCAAGGCCGCACGCGTCGATGGGGCAGGGTTCTGGCGCATCTTCTTCGAGATCATGCTTCCCATGTCGCTGCCGATCTTCGTGGTTGCGATCATCCTGCAGGTGACCGGTATCTGGAACGACTTCCTGTTCGGCGTCGTCTTCGCCGGCACGCAGAACTATCCGATGACCGTTCAGCTCAACAACATCGTCAATTCGGCCCAGGGCACGCCCGAATACAACGTGAACATGGCCGCCACCGTTCTCACTGGCCTCGTGCCGCTTACAGTCTATTTCATCTCCGGCAAGTGGTTCGTCCGCGGCGTTGCCGCCGGTGCGGTCAAGGGGTAA
- a CDS encoding carbohydrate ABC transporter permease has protein sequence MADTAVPLEAGATRVSRPGLLNRILLHNLPAKIAALPMVITVLVVFVGCTIWTIYYSFTNSRLLPTGKFVGFDQYERLFATSRWNVSVWNLVAYGSMSLVFTLVIGFILAVLIDQKIRFESAFRTIMLYPFALSFIVTGLVWQWIMNPTLGLQGTLRNLGWTGFTFDWIANPRMVLFALLIAGLWHGTGFCMVLMLAGLRGVDEEVWKAAKVDGIPTWRTYVSIVLPMMRGVLITAIVIIGSGIVRLYDLVVALTNGGPGISSEVPAKYVFNYMFSGGNIGQGLAGATMMLLTVLIIMIPWAYLEFGGKGRRT, from the coding sequence ATGGCGGACACTGCCGTTCCTCTGGAAGCGGGCGCGACGAGGGTATCTCGCCCCGGCCTGCTCAACAGAATCCTTCTACACAACTTGCCCGCCAAGATTGCTGCACTGCCGATGGTGATCACCGTTCTGGTGGTTTTCGTGGGCTGTACGATCTGGACGATCTACTACTCCTTCACCAATTCGAGGCTCCTGCCGACCGGCAAGTTCGTCGGCTTCGACCAGTACGAGCGCCTGTTCGCGACCTCGCGCTGGAACGTTTCGGTCTGGAACCTCGTGGCCTATGGCTCGATGTCGCTGGTCTTCACGCTGGTCATCGGCTTCATCCTGGCCGTTCTGATCGATCAGAAGATCCGCTTCGAAAGCGCCTTCCGCACCATCATGCTCTATCCCTTCGCCCTCTCGTTCATCGTGACGGGCCTGGTCTGGCAGTGGATCATGAACCCGACACTGGGCCTTCAGGGTACCTTGCGCAATTTGGGCTGGACAGGCTTCACCTTCGACTGGATCGCCAATCCCCGCATGGTGCTGTTCGCCCTGTTGATCGCCGGTCTCTGGCACGGCACGGGCTTCTGCATGGTGCTGATGCTCGCCGGTCTGCGTGGTGTTGACGAGGAAGTCTGGAAGGCTGCCAAGGTCGACGGCATTCCCACCTGGCGCACCTATGTCTCGATCGTTCTGCCCATGATGCGCGGCGTCCTCATTACCGCCATCGTCATCATCGGTTCCGGCATCGTCCGTCTCTACGACCTTGTCGTGGCGCTCACCAATGGCGGGCCCGGCATCTCCTCGGAAGTACCCGCCAAATACGTCTTCAACTACATGTTCTCGGGCGGCAATATCGGCCAGGGTCTGGCCGGCGCCACCATGATGCTGCTGACCGTTCTCATCATCATGATCCCGTGGGCCTATCTGGAATTCGGCGGAAAGGGCCGTCGCACATGA
- a CDS encoding LacI family DNA-binding transcriptional regulator → MTELRKTPTIQDVARFANVSTATVSRALSSPDRVSEATRARVSEAIRVTGYTLNQAARSLRQRTARTILVALPDIRNPFFSSILDAIEREATSRGYGMLVANLSLAHEPVRRLQDYMLSNRADGLLLLGGSMDVAALRALSLAPYSVPLVLACEEISNSGFHVVLTDNQQAAERATNHLIDLGHRHIGHLLGAEHNVVARERLAGFTKAMHDNGLNVRQNWLFRGNFEIESGYAAAAHFMALEERPTAIFAANDESAIGFLSGLRQHGIVCPRDISVVGFDDLGVAPHYTPPLTTMRQPREMMGRMAAETLIDLLEDVDPGRGQLRMVLNSDLIVRGSTAHPRKENAGS, encoded by the coding sequence ATGACAGAACTTCGAAAAACACCGACAATTCAAGACGTTGCGCGATTCGCCAATGTGTCGACCGCTACCGTGAGCCGCGCCCTGTCGAGCCCCGACCGGGTCAGCGAGGCCACACGCGCCCGCGTTTCCGAGGCGATCCGTGTAACCGGTTACACGCTGAACCAGGCGGCCCGCTCGCTGAGGCAGCGGACCGCACGGACGATCCTCGTCGCCCTGCCCGACATCCGCAATCCGTTCTTCTCGTCGATCCTCGATGCGATCGAGCGCGAAGCGACCAGTCGCGGCTACGGCATGCTGGTCGCGAACCTGTCTCTGGCGCATGAACCGGTGCGACGGCTTCAGGACTATATGCTGTCCAACCGCGCGGACGGGTTGCTGCTGCTGGGTGGATCGATGGACGTCGCGGCGCTCCGGGCGCTGTCGCTGGCCCCCTATTCCGTGCCCCTGGTGCTCGCCTGCGAGGAGATTTCCAATTCGGGTTTCCATGTGGTGCTGACCGACAACCAGCAGGCGGCCGAACGCGCCACGAACCACCTGATCGACCTTGGTCACCGCCATATCGGCCACCTCCTGGGCGCCGAGCACAACGTGGTGGCGCGGGAGCGGCTCGCCGGTTTCACCAAGGCGATGCACGACAACGGGCTCAACGTGCGCCAGAACTGGCTGTTTCGCGGGAACTTCGAGATCGAGAGCGGTTACGCGGCCGCGGCGCATTTCATGGCGCTGGAAGAACGGCCGACGGCGATCTTCGCCGCAAACGACGAATCAGCGATCGGCTTCCTGTCCGGATTGCGACAGCACGGGATCGTCTGTCCGCGCGACATATCGGTGGTGGGTTTCGACGATCTGGGCGTCGCGCCGCATTACACGCCGCCCCTCACCACGATGCGGCAACCGCGGGAAATGATGGGACGGATGGCAGCCGAAACGCTGATCGACCTGCTCGAGGACGTCGATCCGGGCCGGGGGCAGTTGCGCATGGTCCTCAATTCGGACCTGATCGTGCGCGGGAGCACCGCCCATCCCCGCAAGGAGAATGCCGGCTCGTGA
- a CDS encoding CPCC family cysteine-rich protein, which translates to MSITPPFPCPCCEFLTYVSLPKGCHEICPVCFWQDDPVQAADSNYAGGANRVSLVTARRNFREHGAKDRLSLPHVRPPELCELPVSV; encoded by the coding sequence ATGAGCATTACACCGCCCTTTCCCTGTCCATGCTGCGAGTTCCTGACGTATGTCTCGTTGCCCAAGGGGTGCCACGAAATCTGCCCGGTTTGTTTCTGGCAAGACGACCCTGTCCAGGCAGCGGACTCAAACTACGCAGGCGGGGCAAATCGCGTCAGTCTTGTGACAGCCCGAAGAAATTTCCGCGAGCATGGCGCCAAGGACCGACTGTCCCTGCCCCATGTTCGTCCGCCAGAGCTATGCGAGCTACCCGTTTCAGTCTGA
- a CDS encoding Gfo/Idh/MocA family protein: MAKTYGVGIMGAGNISAAYLGLAPLFKGLEVRAVADIVPEAAKRRADEFNVAAQTPDELLKNSEIDVIVNLTVPAAHYRVSMDIISAGKHSYSEKPFVLSIDEGLSLKKAADERGLKVGSAPDTFLGGAHQQAREIIDSGKLGKIMSGTTHVMSRGMEHWHPNPDFFFQPGGGPILDLGPYYITDLVHLLGPVKKLSAFTNMARNERVVTAEGPNKGSIVKVGTPTTIHGILEFHNGAIVTIGASWDVAAHGHHNIELYGTDGSIFVPDPNFFGGDLVTASLDGTRTPVTPWDHPFGKPNQGLDQPIPRANYRCAGLADMMISHDSGQTARCGLDVALHVVEVMTGLLKAGETGEVLTLQTTCERPRALGIDEARALLKA; this comes from the coding sequence ATGGCAAAGACCTATGGCGTCGGCATCATGGGTGCCGGCAATATCTCTGCCGCCTATCTCGGCCTCGCGCCGCTTTTCAAGGGCCTCGAAGTCCGCGCGGTTGCGGACATCGTTCCGGAAGCCGCCAAGCGCCGCGCCGACGAATTCAACGTCGCGGCACAGACCCCCGATGAACTGCTCAAGAACAGCGAGATCGACGTCATCGTCAATCTGACCGTTCCGGCGGCGCACTATCGGGTGTCGATGGACATCATCTCGGCCGGCAAGCATTCCTACTCGGAAAAGCCCTTCGTTCTGAGCATCGATGAAGGCCTGTCGCTGAAGAAGGCCGCGGACGAACGTGGCCTCAAGGTCGGTTCGGCCCCCGACACCTTCCTCGGTGGCGCGCACCAGCAGGCCCGTGAGATCATCGACTCGGGCAAGCTCGGCAAGATCATGAGCGGCACCACCCACGTCATGAGCCGCGGCATGGAACACTGGCACCCCAATCCGGACTTCTTCTTCCAGCCCGGCGGTGGTCCGATCCTCGATCTCGGCCCTTACTACATTACCGATCTCGTGCACCTGCTTGGCCCGGTCAAGAAGCTGTCGGCCTTCACCAACATGGCCCGCAACGAGCGCGTCGTGACCGCCGAGGGCCCGAACAAGGGCAGCATCGTCAAGGTCGGCACCCCGACCACGATCCATGGCATTCTCGAGTTCCACAACGGCGCCATCGTCACCATCGGCGCCAGCTGGGACGTGGCAGCCCATGGCCACCACAATATCGAGCTCTACGGCACCGACGGTTCGATCTTCGTACCCGATCCGAACTTCTTCGGCGGCGATCTGGTCACGGCTTCGCTCGATGGCACGCGGACCCCGGTCACGCCGTGGGATCACCCCTTCGGCAAGCCCAACCAGGGCCTTGATCAGCCCATCCCGCGCGCCAACTATCGGTGTGCAGGTCTGGCCGACATGATGATATCGCATGACAGCGGCCAGACGGCACGCTGCGGTCTCGATGTCGCGCTCCATGTCGTTGAAGTCATGACCGGCCTGCTCAAGGCGGGCGAGACCGGCGAGGTTCTGACGCTGCAGACCACCTGCGAGCGGCCGCGTGCTCTCGGCATCGACGAGGCTCGGGCTCTTCTCAAGGCCTGA
- a CDS encoding glycoside hydrolase family 2 TIM barrel-domain containing protein, with amino-acid sequence MTVDIPLARNGMDRAELYWIPDQPNLIDVDVSLLRNDATSLDGVASYFGLRSVGTGGNRFLLNDRPIFVRAVLEQGYWPKTHLTAPDGEALRREVELIKSLGFNAVRIHQKIEDPRFLYWCDRLGLMVWGEAANAYGFNALAVERLTHEWMAAVRRDRSHPCIVTWVPLNESWGVPELAQRADQQAFASALYHLTKALDPTRPVISNDGWEHTRSDIWGIHDYTQYGQQLTDRYATQDAISETLSGSRPYRRRILLDQDDQRGQPVMITEFGGLSIHPRRGEAWYGYATAKSDEEFLSMIRCLFDAIYQSSDIVGFCYTQITDTLQETNGLLDENRNPKLPVDQLRDIIMRPSASIPSEAVEIARQRGLLDSREEPAAAI; translated from the coding sequence TTGACCGTTGATATTCCGCTGGCTCGCAACGGAATGGATCGCGCGGAGCTCTACTGGATCCCTGACCAGCCGAACCTCATCGACGTCGACGTCAGCCTCTTGCGGAATGATGCGACCTCCTTGGATGGCGTTGCATCCTATTTCGGGCTGCGCAGCGTCGGCACCGGCGGCAATCGCTTCCTTCTCAACGATCGGCCCATTTTCGTGCGGGCTGTGCTGGAGCAAGGCTACTGGCCAAAGACTCATCTGACCGCGCCGGACGGAGAAGCGTTGCGGCGCGAGGTCGAGCTGATCAAATCTCTTGGGTTCAATGCCGTGCGCATCCATCAGAAGATCGAGGACCCGCGGTTTCTCTATTGGTGTGATCGCCTGGGGCTCATGGTTTGGGGCGAGGCAGCCAATGCTTACGGCTTCAATGCCCTGGCGGTTGAGCGACTGACACACGAATGGATGGCCGCGGTCAGGCGAGACCGCAGCCACCCTTGTATTGTGACCTGGGTTCCGCTCAACGAGAGCTGGGGAGTCCCCGAGCTCGCTCAGCGCGCAGACCAACAGGCATTCGCCTCGGCCCTGTACCATTTGACCAAGGCCCTCGATCCGACCCGTCCCGTTATTTCGAACGATGGCTGGGAACACACCCGGTCCGATATCTGGGGCATCCACGACTACACCCAATATGGACAACAACTGACCGACCGCTACGCGACACAGGATGCGATAAGCGAGACCCTCAGTGGCTCTCGACCTTACCGTCGTCGCATCCTCCTCGATCAGGATGATCAACGCGGCCAGCCGGTCATGATCACCGAGTTTGGAGGGCTTTCGATACATCCCAGGCGCGGGGAGGCATGGTACGGCTACGCCACCGCCAAGTCGGACGAAGAATTCTTGTCCATGATCCGTTGCTTGTTCGATGCCATCTATCAAAGCTCCGACATTGTCGGCTTTTGCTACACCCAGATCACCGACACGTTGCAGGAGACCAACGGATTGCTGGATGAGAACCGAAATCCGAAGCTGCCGGTCGACCAATTGCGCGACATTATCATGCGACCGAGCGCCTCGATTCCCAGTGAGGCGGTGGAAATAGCGCGGCAGCGTGGATTGCTGGATAGCCGAGAAGAACCAGCAGCAGCCATCTGA
- a CDS encoding sugar phosphate isomerase/epimerase family protein: MDFSYQLYSARNEASLDETLKTLAGLGYTQVEGWGGQFADPAALAQSLRNAGLSMPTAHMGYGQLEDTDAALKIVDQVGIQTVYCPAPPSEDYRNGTGNWAEFAEGLARIAAAFKAAGKGFGYHNHHWEFVKDANGKTPMELILDASPDTQWEMDLAWVIRANEDPLYWIDKLGSRITAVHVKDIAPAGEKLDEDGWADVGTGTLDWPNYINQIKAKTKAKYFVAEHDKPSDAIRFARNAAAALKSYGV, from the coding sequence ATGGACTTCTCCTACCAGCTTTACAGTGCACGCAACGAAGCGTCGCTGGACGAAACCCTCAAGACGCTCGCGGGTCTTGGCTATACCCAGGTCGAAGGTTGGGGCGGCCAGTTCGCCGATCCCGCCGCTTTGGCGCAGAGCCTCAGGAACGCTGGTCTGAGCATGCCGACCGCCCATATGGGCTATGGCCAGCTCGAGGATACCGACGCTGCCCTCAAGATCGTTGATCAGGTGGGCATCCAGACCGTTTATTGCCCCGCGCCGCCGTCCGAGGATTATCGCAACGGCACCGGCAACTGGGCTGAATTTGCTGAAGGGCTCGCCAGGATCGCCGCTGCCTTCAAGGCTGCCGGCAAGGGTTTTGGCTACCACAATCATCACTGGGAATTCGTCAAGGACGCCAACGGCAAGACGCCGATGGAACTGATCCTCGACGCGTCGCCCGACACGCAGTGGGAAATGGACCTCGCCTGGGTCATCCGTGCCAACGAAGATCCGCTGTACTGGATCGACAAGCTGGGCAGCCGCATCACCGCCGTGCACGTCAAGGACATCGCGCCCGCCGGTGAAAAGCTCGACGAAGACGGTTGGGCCGATGTCGGCACCGGCACGCTGGACTGGCCGAACTACATCAACCAGATCAAGGCCAAGACCAAGGCGAAATACTTCGTCGCCGAGCACGACAAGCCGAGCGATGCCATTCGCTTCGCGCGCAATGCCGCGGCCGCTCTCAAGAGCTACGGGGTTTAA
- a CDS encoding glycoside hydrolase family 32 protein, translated as MSEKFRPRLHFSPRVGWMNDPNGLIRVDGIWHLFFQHDPASTVHGPMHWGHATSRDLMHWTEWPVALHPTAPGTCFSGSAIETAEGEIKLFYTAHLRGEDGQDIQSQCLVHVDRAMSRFTADAHNPVVPNSVLPAFRDPKVIWHEGTRRWIMLVTEGQVIGFYGSTELLSWDRLSDFGAGEGRHSEGPWECPDLVQLRAPDGRIVWMLIVGVCPGAYAQGSGTQYFLGEFDGTRFTSIHAPETELWLDHGRDYYAAQTFFDRDSSEPPISLAWASNWLYAKQTPTADFRGVMSLPRELRLIETGEGLRVAADVPKAIHDAFGDSHLAGVYRVDLVLDLRIAEAHPINLFGDHQSQFIVTRTCSNTVSIRTVREPGQGMVSFEHDYAVEFDWQEGQPLDLTLYVDRGLVELCAAEGRVWLTNLHFPDDPTA; from the coding sequence ATGAGTGAAAAATTCCGTCCCAGGCTCCATTTTTCGCCACGTGTCGGCTGGATGAATGACCCGAACGGCCTCATCCGCGTTGATGGCATCTGGCACCTGTTCTTCCAGCACGACCCTGCCAGTACGGTTCATGGCCCCATGCATTGGGGCCATGCCACGAGCCGCGATCTGATGCATTGGACCGAATGGCCGGTAGCGCTCCACCCGACGGCCCCGGGCACTTGCTTTTCCGGCAGCGCCATCGAGACTGCCGAGGGGGAAATCAAGCTTTTCTATACCGCGCATCTCCGGGGGGAGGATGGGCAGGATATCCAGTCGCAGTGCCTCGTCCATGTCGATCGCGCAATGTCCCGGTTCACGGCCGACGCGCACAATCCGGTTGTTCCCAACTCTGTCCTGCCCGCCTTTCGGGATCCGAAGGTCATCTGGCACGAGGGAACGCGGCGGTGGATCATGTTGGTGACCGAAGGTCAGGTCATCGGGTTCTACGGCTCCACCGAATTGCTGTCTTGGGATCGCCTTTCCGATTTCGGCGCAGGCGAGGGGCGCCACAGTGAAGGCCCCTGGGAATGTCCGGATCTGGTCCAGCTGCGCGCGCCCGACGGCCGGATCGTCTGGATGCTGATCGTCGGCGTGTGTCCGGGCGCATATGCGCAAGGCTCGGGTACGCAGTACTTCCTCGGTGAATTCGACGGCACAAGGTTCACGAGTATCCATGCGCCGGAAACCGAACTTTGGCTGGACCATGGCCGCGACTACTATGCCGCACAGACGTTTTTTGACCGTGACAGCTCAGAACCGCCCATATCGCTGGCTTGGGCGAGCAACTGGCTCTACGCCAAGCAAACTCCAACCGCCGACTTTCGCGGCGTCATGTCCCTGCCGCGTGAACTCCGGCTGATTGAAACCGGCGAGGGCCTCCGCGTGGCGGCCGACGTACCGAAAGCCATCCACGATGCTTTCGGTGACTCTCATCTGGCCGGGGTTTACCGCGTCGACCTGGTCCTCGACCTCCGCATCGCCGAGGCGCATCCCATCAACCTTTTTGGTGATCACCAGTCGCAGTTTATTGTCACGAGAACTTGCTCCAATACTGTCTCGATCCGAACGGTTCGTGAGCCTGGACAGGGAATGGTGAGCTTCGAACACGACTATGCAGTGGAATTTGATTGGCAAGAAGGCCAACCCCTTGACCTTACGCTCTACGTTGATCGGGGCTTGGTGGAGCTTTGTGCCGCTGAAGGACGAGTTTGGCTAACCAACCTCCATTTTCCGGACGACCCTACGGCCTAG
- a CDS encoding ABC transporter ATP-binding protein, which yields MQHSVSIRDLSLNFGNVKVLEHLNLDIAQGEFIVLLGPSGCGKSTLLNCIAGLLDVSDGQIFISGKNVTWEEPKNRGIGMVFQSYALYPQMSVERNLSFGLRVSGMPKAEIDKRVKRAAEILQIEPLLQRKPANLSGGQRQRVAIGRALVRDVDVFLFDEPLSNLDAKLRSDLRVEIKRLHQRLKNTMIYVTHDQIEALTLADRIAIMKNGVIQQLADPATIYNKPVNLYVAGFIGSPSMNFIEGTLEGQTFTANDGTRIPVGDYDFLAARGGASKAVLGVRPEHILLGDAAANMPFRTEAEIEIVEPMGSETLAWTKVAGIPVTFRCSSDIPLHAGDKVTVGFDIARGSLFDAATESRL from the coding sequence ATGCAACACAGCGTTTCCATTCGCGATCTCTCGCTCAACTTCGGCAATGTGAAGGTTCTCGAACACCTGAACCTCGACATCGCCCAGGGCGAATTCATCGTGCTGCTCGGGCCCTCTGGTTGCGGCAAGTCGACCTTGCTCAACTGCATCGCCGGCCTCCTGGACGTTTCCGATGGCCAGATCTTCATCTCGGGTAAGAACGTCACCTGGGAAGAGCCCAAGAACCGCGGCATCGGCATGGTGTTCCAGTCCTATGCCCTCTATCCGCAGATGTCGGTCGAGCGAAACCTCTCCTTCGGCCTCCGCGTGTCCGGCATGCCCAAGGCGGAAATCGACAAGCGCGTGAAGCGTGCTGCCGAAATCCTGCAGATCGAGCCGCTCCTGCAGCGCAAGCCGGCCAACCTCTCGGGCGGCCAGCGTCAGCGCGTCGCCATCGGCCGCGCTCTGGTGCGGGACGTGGACGTGTTCCTGTTCGACGAGCCGCTGTCCAACCTCGACGCCAAGCTCCGCTCGGACCTGCGCGTCGAGATCAAGCGCCTGCACCAGCGCCTCAAGAACACCATGATCTACGTGACTCACGACCAGATCGAGGCTCTGACCCTGGCCGACCGTATTGCCATCATGAAGAATGGTGTCATTCAGCAGCTGGCCGATCCGGCAACCATCTACAACAAGCCGGTCAATCTCTACGTCGCCGGCTTCATTGGTTCGCCCTCGATGAATTTCATCGAAGGCACGCTCGAAGGCCAAACCTTCACGGCCAATGACGGCACCCGCATTCCCGTGGGTGACTACGACTTCCTGGCTGCACGCGGTGGCGCCTCCAAGGCCGTGCTCGGCGTCCGTCCGGAGCACATCCTGCTCGGCGATGCCGCGGCGAACATGCCGTTCCGCACTGAAGCGGAAATCGAAATCGTGGAACCGATGGGCTCGGAAACCCTGGCCTGGACCAAGGTTGCCGGCATTCCGGTCACCTTCCGCTGCTCGAGCGACATTCCGCTCCATGCAGGCGACAAGGTCACCGTCGGGTTCGACATTGCCCGCGGCTCCCTGTTCGACGCTGCCACGGAAAGCCGCCTCTAG